Proteins encoded by one window of Erythrobacter sp.:
- the bchI gene encoding magnesium chelatase ATPase subunit I yields the protein MSRFPFSAIVGQDEMKLALLVAAVDPAIGGVMVFGDRGTGKSTAARALAALLPPISVAEDCRYGCKPEQAGTCPDPCTSKRARKVAVPFVDMPLGATEDRVLGALDLERALRSGEKAFEPGLLAKAHRGFLYIDEINLLEDHLVDLLLDVAASRENVVEREGLSVRHRAAFVLIGSGNPEEGELRPQLLDRFGLSVEVRTPKAIEDRVEIMRRCGAQERDPAGFAESWQAEEAKVVQQIARGQARLAKLDVPDDVLADAAHLCVAVGADGLRGELTLMRSARALAALRGAKAVRREHLTAIAPLALRHRLRRDVLDETGSTVRIERAITELFG from the coding sequence GTGAGCAGATTTCCTTTCTCCGCAATCGTCGGTCAGGACGAGATGAAGCTGGCGCTGCTGGTGGCGGCGGTCGATCCGGCTATCGGCGGGGTGATGGTGTTCGGCGATCGTGGCACCGGCAAGAGCACCGCCGCCCGCGCGCTGGCCGCGCTGCTGCCGCCGATCTCGGTGGCGGAGGATTGCCGCTACGGCTGCAAGCCTGAACAGGCGGGCACCTGCCCCGATCCCTGCACTTCGAAGCGAGCCCGCAAGGTGGCTGTGCCTTTCGTCGATATGCCGCTGGGTGCGACCGAGGACCGGGTGCTGGGCGCGCTCGATCTGGAACGGGCGCTTCGCTCTGGCGAAAAGGCGTTCGAGCCGGGGCTGCTCGCCAAGGCGCACCGCGGGTTCCTTTATATCGACGAAATCAACCTGCTCGAAGACCACCTGGTGGACCTGCTGCTCGATGTCGCGGCATCGCGCGAAAACGTGGTCGAGCGTGAGGGGCTGTCGGTGCGCCACCGCGCGGCCTTCGTGTTGATCGGCAGCGGCAATCCCGAAGAGGGCGAGTTGCGCCCGCAATTGCTCGATCGCTTCGGCCTGTCGGTGGAAGTGCGCACGCCCAAGGCCATCGAGGATCGCGTCGAAATCATGCGCCGTTGCGGCGCGCAGGAGCGTGATCCTGCGGGTTTTGCGGAATCGTGGCAGGCCGAAGAAGCCAAGGTGGTGCAGCAGATCGCGCGGGGGCAGGCGCGGCTGGCGAAGCTGGACGTGCCCGACGACGTGCTCGCCGATGCCGCGCACCTCTGCGTGGCGGTGGGGGCAGACGGACTGCGCGGCGAATTGACGCTGATGCGCTCCGCCCGCGCGCTGGCGGCATTGCGCGGCGCGAAGGCGGTGCGGCGCGAGCATCTCACCGCGATTGCCCCGCTGGCGCTGCGCCATCGCCTGCGCCGCGACGTGCTCGACGAAACCGGATCGACCGTGCGGATCGAGCGGGCGATCACCGAACTGTTCGGATGA